CTCCCACTTCAGATTCCTGTATCCAAACTacagtcaaaaacagccaccttCAGTAGGAGTTGCATTAGTTCCAGAATGTTGTCATCACGTATAGCGGTCAGTCTTTCCAAATGTTAATGCTGTGAGCAAATGTCAGTCATTTCCACCTGATTTGATAAGGGTCAGTATACTAGATTGTAATTACAAACGTTTCATCTAAGGTGGAGTAGTGATACATTTCATGTGGGATTAAAGCACACATTGGtcaaacaaggacagcagattaaGAAACTAAATGTAGGATGAGTTGGGAATAGAATATTAAGTGTTGATTAAGAAATCAGTTGGAAAGGTGTGCAGGAAGTGTGAATGAACAATAGGTCTCGATGTAATCAATATCTCATAAGATAAAGAAGCAAAGTTGCTGAAGGGCATGTTGGTcatgtgttaaaatgactggagGTCAATGAATACATATTTCACATGCGCAGAATGAGGGAAGTAGTTTCACAATGATATTGCATATTAATATTGCATATTAACCTGGCACTTTACTCAGAACATGCATGCTTACCTTTCATAATTGGTCTTAAATAGCATACTTTAAGAACTTTTAGGTGACAGTGGTCAGAGGATGCATTCACAAAATCCAATGAGCTATTGGTTTGAGAGTATAATCGGTTTTGCATAAGTTCATTAAGTTATTAATCGAGTGATTATTTCTATCTATTGTTTCTATGAACCTTTATTTTATAGTTATAGATAAGGATTATCCTGAGTCCTATGCACAAATTCTAATATGATATTCATAGTAATGTTGATCAACTAATCCACTGAAATAAAGAAATGtctgaaatcttttaaaaaatgtgtttcaTTGTATTGAAATATCTCATATAGTAAATTACTTTTAGGTGTGTTACTTTTTATCAGAACAAACtatattcttatttttaaagtgaatcatGTTAAATTATTTAGAGCAGGAAATATTGTTACCTCTACAGTTTTTTTCCTTGTCCAACTTTAGGCTACAGCCAAATGTTAATACCCAGCGTAAGCAGCTGGCAGCATGGTGTTCATTGGTGCTCTCCTACTTACGTTATCACAAGCTTTATACTGTCGATGTTTTGGAAGTCCAAGAAAGCCCACTGTTCCACAATAAGAAGATCCAACGTATCCTTTACTGCATCAGCCTCTGTGATGGAGAAAGATTGAACTTTGTTAAATGTTAGgcctagattttttttgttgtttcacaGTTATGCACCCAAGCTTAAATGCTTAAGTCCTCATCCTACAGCTTGTTCATTAATCCATTCTGACCATTTTTCCAACCTTCCTTTGTACACTTCTTGTGCACAGTCACTCACATGTCATTTGCCAATATAATTGCTTAAGTTCATACACTCTCCAAGGCTCAAATGTTCCCTCAGTTAAATGTGTCCTGAGTTATGAGCAATACTGAAAATTGGACTATTAACCTCAGTAAGACTTACAGTGACAGTATCTAATTATTGATAATATCTGCTTTGGTATGACACAAATCAGTGGTTTGTGCTATCGTAGATATCCTATCTGTGCTGCACACACTGACCCTGGTGAATGGACTTTCCAAAGCAGGTACTGACTGGATCTCTCAGCACTCCAATTCAGCAACACCATCCCTTCAAAACACAAGTTAAATGCAATGTAGTGGACAATTTTTACATCTATATTGTGTGTTAGGAAACAGAGTCACTTGGTGGAGGAATATTGTTTTGCCTCTAAAAGGCAGGTCAGTGCTAGTCAGTATTATCAAAGAAGCAAGATATTTCCCTTAACTTTGTTGTTAAAGGAAAGCTTCCCATAGAAGCTATCCAAGTTGTATTCGAAGAACTCCGGAAAAAAGGTAGGTGCACAGGATAAACTGAGTTTACAAGCATTTACTTGTAAAATTTCTTCTAAGCTCATGCTAGATTTTTCCTTGTAAAGAGCTCTAAATAAAAATTGCTTCATCACTTCATACATATTGTTTCTATACAGGTACATTTTCTTATTACTATCTAAACTACTCAATGGGCTGTCAGGTGGCTCACATGCACACAACATATACAGCAGTATGGGATCATGCTTACTGAGGTACTTCTTAATTGAATTAACTAATTTCAGAAACATTTGGGCAGGAAGGCAAAATCATCCAAGGTGTGGATTCTTAAAGTCACTTCTTGTGtgggatcatagagtcatagagatgtacagcacagaaacagaccctttggtccaacttgtccatgccgaccagatatcctaaattaatctagtttcatttgccagtatttgacgcatattcctctaaacgcttcctattcatatacccatccagatgccatttaaaccttagaattgtaccagcctccaccagttcctctggcagttcattacatacatgcaccaccctttacgtgaaaacgttgccccttaggtcccttttaaatctttcccttctcgccctaaatgtatgccctctagttcttgactcccccaacccagggaaaatatcttgtctatttatcctgtccatgcccctcatgattttataaatccctccaaggtcacccctcagtatctaattcttcaggaaaaacagtcccagcctgttcagcctttcccgatAGTTCAAACTTTCAaatcttggcaatatccttgtaaatcttttctgaaccctttcaagtttcacaacatccttctgataggagggagaccagaattgcataatGTATTCTAAACatagcttaaccaatgtcctatatagtcacaacattacctcccaactcctatattcaatgctctggcCAGTAAACGCcatcttccctatcctttctacctgagactccactttcaaggaactatgaacctgcattccaagatctctttgttcagcaacactccacattgtgtataagttctgccctgatttgcctttcccaaatgcaatacctcacatttatctaaattaaactccatctgccactcctcagcccattggcctatctgatcaagatcctgttgttctcTGAAgtgacctttgctgttcactacacttccaattttggtgtaatctgcagacttcctatgtttgcatccaaattgtttatataaatgatgaaaagcagtggaaccagcactgatccttgtggcacaccattggtcacaggcctccagtctgaaaagcatccctccactaccaccctctgtcttcaaccttccagccagttctgtatcgaaatggctagttctccctgcatttcatgcaatctaaccttgctaaccagtctatcatggggaaccttgtcgaatgccttactgaagtccacatacatcaTGACCaccgctctgcactcatcaatactctttgttacttcttcaaaaaactcaaatcaggttagtgagacaggatttcccatgcacaatgtcatgttgactatccctaagcagtccttgtctatccaaatacatgtcaaTCCTGTTCCTAAGGATTCCCTTCAActacttgcccactaccgatgtcagagtcactgatctgtagttccctggcttttccttaccaccttccataaatagtggcaccatgttagccaacctccagtcctctagcaccatACCTGTAACTAtggatgatccaaatatctcagcaaggagttcagcaatcacttccccatacttcccacagagttctagggtacatccaATCAGATTCTGGGGACTTATacacctttgtgttttaagacatccagcagcaccacctctgtaatgtagacatttttcaaaatgtcaccatctatttacccATGTtatgtatcttccatatccttctctacagtaaacactgatgcaaagtactcattttgtatctcccccgtctcctgtggttccacacataggctgccttgctgatctttgaagggtcctATTCAGcccgtagttacccttttgtccttaatgtatttataaaatcccttttggattctccttaaccctatttgcaggAAACATAGTCGGTGAGAACAAGTGAGGCCAGCATTGACAAATTATGTACTTTCATTATGGTGTCAAATAGTATGACACTAGACTTGTAAACTCGtaaaggcgaaagtgagtactgcagatgctgaaggtcagagtcaagatcagacaCTTGAGGAATTCCTGAtaagggcttttgcacaaaacatcaattttcctgctcctcggatgctgcctgacctgctgtgattttccagcactatcTAATCTTGTAAACTCACATGGTGAATGACTGCTGGGGTAACAGACAAGAGCACTGATACGCAGCCCAACATTTGTGTTTGAGGAATTTAATCTGTAATTTGCTTTGCTTTTAGGAAACTTAGAGTGGATTGATAAAAATAAAACTCGCTGTCTCATAATGTGGAGGAGACCCGAAGAGTGGGGGAAACTTGTGTATCAGTGGGTAAGAACTTGTATTGCTGCATTCTTTCTTCATCTGTGTTCTGAACGCATTCCACATAAAACAGCAAACACCCTGATAAATACATACAGAAGAGAGAGTTTTTAAATTTGCCCAATTTGCCTcaaatttttcttttttgttgcatTTATTTTGTCAATCTTGTAGGGTAGTTGATGACAGGTAGAGCTTCCCTTAACAAAAACCTTTATGAATAGCAATATATCTGAACAGGATAGCATTGTGAAATTCTTTAGTTTTCAGTATTAACTGCACTAGCCTTccatttcacaaaaaaaagcaaagatcTGCAATTGCtgcaaattagaaacaaaatcataaattgccggaaaaactcaacaggtctggcagcatctgtggagagaaagcagagttaacattttgggtccaatgacccttccttcgaacagttctgaagaaggatcactggacccgaaatgtaaactctgctttctctccacagatgctgccagacctactgggtttttccagcagtatgattttgtatccaatttacatCCATCCTTGTAGCTTCTCTCAGTGATACTCTC
This genomic window from Chiloscyllium plagiosum isolate BGI_BamShark_2017 chromosome 33, ASM401019v2, whole genome shotgun sequence contains:
- the vps25 gene encoding vacuolar protein-sorting-associated protein 25 codes for the protein MSFEWPWQYNFPPFYTLQPNVNTQRKQLAAWCSLVLSYLRYHKLYTVDVLEVQESPLFHNKKIQRKLPIEAIQVVFEELRKKGNLEWIDKNKTRCLIMWRRPEEWGKLVYQWVSKNAMTNSVFTFYELCNGDDTEGEEFHGLEEWLLLRALQSLQAERKAEIITLNDSKGVKFF